One Kushneria konosiri genomic window, TTACCTCACGCGAAGCCAGACGCCGCCACATGCAGTATGTGGGCAAGGTCATGCGTCACGAGCATCTTGACGAGATTCGCACCGAGCTCGATAACATGTCCCGCGAGAAGCGTCAGCGCGAGCTGGGCTTTCATCACCTTGAGCAGTGGCGTGACCGCCTGATCGACGGCGATAACGATACCGTCACGGCCTTTGTCAACGAATATCCGGACGTGGACCGTCAGGCGCTGGGCCAGCTGGTACGCAACGCCCGGACAGAACGCGCGGCGCAAAAGCCCCCCGCCAGTGCCCGCAAGCTCTTTCGCCTGATTCGTGATACCGCCGGGCTCTAGGCGCCCCCGTGGTCGGCCGCCTTAAGTGGAGGTACCGCCGACCGTCATGACATCGAGCTTCAGGGTGGGCTGACCAACGCCCACCGGTAGAGATTGCCCATCCTTGCCACAGACGCCCACCCCGGTATCCAGTGCCAGATCATTGCCAATCATCGAGATGCGCCCCATCGACTCGGGGCCATTACCGATCAATGTCGCGCCGCGTACCGGGATGGTAATCCTGCCGTTCTCGATCAGATAGGCCTCGCTTGCCGAAAAGACAAAGCGACCCGAGGTGATATCGACCTGCCCACCGCCAAAGCTTGAGGCATAAATGCCGTGATCCACCGAGGCGATAATCTCGTCGGGATCATGCTTACCGG contains:
- the yjgA gene encoding ribosome biogenesis factor YjgA; the protein is MSPRKKSRASSIEETSSDTDSQHDEFHHDNGRPNKTRLKQEAQDLKELGEQIIAMSEAERARLPLSDDLLAAIDETRRITSREARRRHMQYVGKVMRHEHLDEIRTELDNMSREKRQRELGFHHLEQWRDRLIDGDNDTVTAFVNEYPDVDRQALGQLVRNARTERAAQKPPASARKLFRLIRDTAGL